The Kribbella sp. HUAS MG21 genome includes the window GGCGACCACGATGTCCTCGGCCAGCCGCCGCAGCTTCGGGTAGTCGGCCGCCGGGATCACCGGGACGACGTCCCGGATCGTCGGCGGCTCGATCAGCTGCCGCAGCGCCGCCAGGTTGTCGAGGTCCGCGTCGGACACCTCGGTGACCCGGAAGCCCTTGTTCCGCAGCGAGATCACCAGGCCCTCGCGGACCAGGTCCAGCATCGCCTCGCGGACCGGCGTCGCGGAGACGCCGAACCGGGCGCCGAGCGTCGGCGCCGAGTACACCTCCCCCGGCTTCAGCTCGCCGGAGATCACCGCCGCGCGCAGCGCGTTGGCGACGCTGTCCCGCAGGTTCTCGCGCTGCGCGAGCCGCCGTACGCTCGGCAGCGGCCCGATCGAATCGGCAGCCATGGGTTCACCTCCTGGGTCGCCGCCTATTGTGAAGCACCGGGCCTCAGCGATTCGGGACGCCACCCCCGATCGCGGCGACCAGCTCGGTGAGCCGCTCGAACACCCGCTCGGCGCCGATCCCGTCGTGCTCGTACTCGTTCGTCACCCAGGCCTGCACGTTCCCGACCCGGCGCGCGGTGTCGAGCTGCAGGTGCGCGTCGACGTACATGTCGTCGTAGTACACCGCGGCGGCGACCGGTACGTCGTTCGCGGCCAGCCGCGGGACGTCGTACAGCTCGGGCCAGCGCGGACGTTGCGCGAGCAGCTCGACCGCGCCCTGGAACGGGCGCAGCCCGCGGATCTCGGCGAACATCCAGGGGTACATCATCTCGCCGGTGAACAGCAGCGGCCGGGCGTCCTCGGCGAACTCCGGGTGCCGCGCCCGCTCCGCCTCCGCCGCCCAGGCCGTCGCGCCCTCGCCGGAGCCGTAGATGCTCTCCTGCAGCGCGGCGAACAGCGGGTTGCCGAGGTACGACGAGAGTCCCAGCGCCTGCCCGAGGAACGTGTCCGACAGCTCGTCGCCGTCGAAGGCCTCGTCGAGCAGCCAGTGGATGCGCTCGTAGCCGGGCTTCATCCCGAAGTCGATCCCCAGCGACTGGAGGCGCCGTACGGTCAGCCGGTCGCCGTCCGGCAGCCGTACGTCGGACTCGGCCAGCCGGTCCGCGATGCGCCCGACGCGCTCCGCGTTGTGCGGGTAGCGCCGGTAGAACTCGCGGTTCTTCGCCGCGACGCGCGGATACGTCCGCCGGTACACCTCGGCCGCCGACGGGTCGATCGACGGAAGGCCGCCGGTGACGTAGCAGGCGGTCAGGCCCTCGGGCGCCTTCGACAGGTAGGTCAGCGTCAGGAAGCCGCCGTAGCTCTGGCCGAGCGTCGACCAGCGCTTGCCGCCGAACACGTGCCGGCGCAGGTGCTCGGCGTCCGCGACGATCGAGTCCGCGCGGAAGCAGGCCAGATAGTCGGCGCCCTCCTCGGCCGACAGCGCGGCCATCCGCCGGCCGCTGACCGGCGTACTGCGACCCGTGCCGCGCTGGTCCATCAGCACGACCCGGTACTTCTTCAGCGCCTGCCCGATCCACCCGTCCGGCCCGGTCGGTCGTGGGCCCTTCCCACCCGGTCCGCCCTGCAGGAACAGCAGAACCGGGAGCTCCTCGTCCTTCCGCGTCGGATCCACCAGCTCCCTGGCGAAAACCGTGATCGCCTCGCCCGGCTTCTGCCAGTCCAGGGGTACCGAAACAGTGTGCTCACGGACATGCATCCGAGGAATCGTGTAGCTGGTCATCCCGCCTCTTTCTGTCGGCGCCGCGCGTCCCATTCCGGGTTGATCCGCGGTACGGCGGCCAGCAACGTCTTGGTATAGGAGTCCTGCGGGTCACCGAACACCTGGTCCCGCGAACCGAGCTCCACGATTCTGCCCCGGTTCATCACCGCGACGCGCTGCGAGATCTGCCGGACCACGGCGAGGTCGTGCGCGATGAACACATAGCTGAACCCGCTCTCCCGCTGCAGCCGCATCAGCAGCTCGAGCACCTGCGCCTGGATCGAGACGTCGAGCGCCGACACGGCCTCGTCGCAGATCACCAGCTTCGGGTTCACCGCGAGCGCCCGGGCGATCCCGATCCGCTGCGCCTGGCCGCCGGAGAACTGCGCCGGGTACCGCCGGCAGTGGTCCGGGTTCAGGCCGACGCGCTCCATCAGCTCCTGGGTGAACGCCCGCCGGCCGCCCGGCGGGGTGATGCCCTGGTAGGTCAGTGGCGCGGTGATGATCCGCTCGACCGTGTACCGCGGGTTGAGCGACGAGAACGGATCCTGGAAGACCACCTGCACGTTGTTGCGGAAGGCCGCGAGCTCCTTGCCGCGGGCATGTGTCACGTCCTGCCCGTCGAACACGACCGTGCCGGCCGTCGGCTCCAGCAGCCGGGCGGCGATCCGTGCGGTCGTCGACTTCCCGCTGCCCGACTCCCCCACGATCGCCAGCGTCTCGCCGAGCTCGACGTCGAAGCTGACGTCGTCGACCGCGGTGAACGTCGACTTCCGCGCCATCGCGCCCTCGCCCCGGGTGACGAACTCCTTGGTCACCCCGCGCACCTGCAGCAACGTCATGCTGTGTCTCTTTCTTTGGCAACCTCGTCGTCGATTCGCGGTACGGCGTCCAGCAGCATCCGCGTGTACTCGTGCCGCGGCGCCGAGAACACCTGCTCCGCGGTGCCGTACTCGACCGGGTCGCCGGACTGCATCACCAGCACCCGCTGGGCGATCGAGCTGATCACCGCGAGGTCGTGGGTGATGAAGATCATCCCGGTGCCGGTGGTGGACTGCAGCTCGCCGAGCAGCTCCAGGATCTGCGCCTGGACGGTGACGTCGAGCGCGGTCGTCGGTTCGTCCGCGATCAGCAACGACGGCGAACAGCACAGCGCCATCGCGATCATCACGCGCTGCCGCTGGCCGCCGGAGAACTGGTGCGGGTAGTGGTCGACGCGGCGTTCGGGGTCCGGGATCCGGACCCGGTCGAGCGCCTCGATCGCGACCTGCCGGGCCGCGCGCCGGGAGCCGCCGCGGTGCGTCCGGTACATCTCCTCGATCTGCAGACCCACGGTGTAGTAGGGGTTCAGCGACGACAGCGGGTCCTGGAACACCATCGAGATCGCGTTGCCGCGGATGGATCTGAGCTCCCGGTCCGATCGCCCGAGCAGCTCGGTCCCGTCCAGCTTGACGCTTCCCGACGTCCGCGCGCCGCGCGGCAGCAGCCCGAGGACGGCGAGCGCGGTCATCGACTTGCCGGAGCCGGACTCGCCGACGATGCCCACCGTCTCGTCCCGGCCGACGGTGAACGACACGTTCTTCACCACGTCGACCGACCCACGGCTGGTCGGCAAGGTGACCGTCAGATTGTCGACAACAAACAATTCGTCGCTCATGCCGTCACCACCCGCACCCGTGGATCGAGTGCCGTGTACAGCAGGTCGACCACGACGTTGCCGATGACAACGAAGAAGGCGGCGAGCAGCGTGACCGCCATGATCACCGGCTGGTCGTTCTTCGCGATCGAGTCGGCGGCCATCTTGCCGATGCCGTTCAGCCCGAACACGGTCTCGGTGATCAGCGCGCCGCCGAGCAGCCC containing:
- a CDS encoding ATP-binding cassette domain-containing protein — protein: MTLLQVRGVTKEFVTRGEGAMARKSTFTAVDDVSFDVELGETLAIVGESGSGKSTTARIAARLLEPTAGTVVFDGQDVTHARGKELAAFRNNVQVVFQDPFSSLNPRYTVERIITAPLTYQGITPPGGRRAFTQELMERVGLNPDHCRRYPAQFSGGQAQRIGIARALAVNPKLVICDEAVSALDVSIQAQVLELLMRLQRESGFSYVFIAHDLAVVRQISQRVAVMNRGRIVELGSRDQVFGDPQDSYTKTLLAAVPRINPEWDARRRQKEAG
- a CDS encoding alpha/beta fold hydrolase, translated to MHVREHTVSVPLDWQKPGEAITVFARELVDPTRKDEELPVLLFLQGGPGGKGPRPTGPDGWIGQALKKYRVVLMDQRGTGRSTPVSGRRMAALSAEEGADYLACFRADSIVADAEHLRRHVFGGKRWSTLGQSYGGFLTLTYLSKAPEGLTACYVTGGLPSIDPSAAEVYRRTYPRVAAKNREFYRRYPHNAERVGRIADRLAESDVRLPDGDRLTVRRLQSLGIDFGMKPGYERIHWLLDEAFDGDELSDTFLGQALGLSSYLGNPLFAALQESIYGSGEGATAWAAEAERARHPEFAEDARPLLFTGEMMYPWMFAEIRGLRPFQGAVELLAQRPRWPELYDVPRLAANDVPVAAAVYYDDMYVDAHLQLDTARRVGNVQAWVTNEYEHDGIGAERVFERLTELVAAIGGGVPNR
- a CDS encoding ABC transporter ATP-binding protein, which produces MSDELFVVDNLTVTLPTSRGSVDVVKNVSFTVGRDETVGIVGESGSGKSMTALAVLGLLPRGARTSGSVKLDGTELLGRSDRELRSIRGNAISMVFQDPLSSLNPYYTVGLQIEEMYRTHRGGSRRAARQVAIEALDRVRIPDPERRVDHYPHQFSGGQRQRVMIAMALCCSPSLLIADEPTTALDVTVQAQILELLGELQSTTGTGMIFITHDLAVISSIAQRVLVMQSGDPVEYGTAEQVFSAPRHEYTRMLLDAVPRIDDEVAKERDTA
- a CDS encoding GntR family transcriptional regulator, giving the protein MAADSIGPLPSVRRLAQRENLRDSVANALRAAVISGELKPGEVYSAPTLGARFGVSATPVREAMLDLVREGLVISLRNKGFRVTEVSDADLDNLAALRQLIEPPTIRDVVPVIPAADYPKLRRLAEDIVVAAEAGDLIAYIEADRVFHVTLLAYSGNQKLVDVVSDLRSQTRLLGLTPLLESGRLVPSAAEHHELLDLMETGDADGAEQLMRRHIGHVRGLWARSS